The Kitasatospora paranensis genome has a window encoding:
- a CDS encoding sodium:solute symporter family protein, with amino-acid sequence MTTHLAGAMRLDVDWLDYAILAVYFVVVLGIGLAARRSVRTSLDFFLSGRALPAWVTGLAFVAANLGATEILGMAANGAQYGLATVHWYWIGAIPAMVFLGIVMMPFYYGSKVRSVPEFLLRRFGPSSHLLSSLIFSVSSVLIAGVNLYALAIVMKALLGWSLWLSIVVAAAFVLAYILLGGLSSAVYNEVLQFFVILAALIPLTVVGLRRVGGWDGLSGSLQSAHGHDFTTAWGGTGIGSANPLGANWLTIVLGLGFVMSFGYWTTNFAEVQRALSAKDLSAARRTPLIAAFPKILIPAVVVIPGLIAAVVEPKLGTGDLQYNDAIPLLMGELLPNGVLGIAVTGLLAAFMAGMAANISSFNTVFTTDIWQPYIKPHMPDAHYLRVGRAVTVAGVAVGIGTAFIASSFSNIMAYLQTLFSFFNVPLFAVFILGMFWKRMSPAAGFWGLLAGTAAAMLNYFWLYKGGVVAIPSDQGANFVSSIVAFVAGVVVSVAVTLVTRPKPAAELRGLVHGSTGDGPQPAPTTDERIWYRRPAVLGWTAVLAAAGCYLPFWA; translated from the coding sequence ATGACGACGCACCTCGCGGGCGCAATGCGCCTGGACGTCGACTGGCTCGACTACGCGATACTCGCCGTCTACTTCGTCGTCGTGCTGGGCATCGGGCTGGCCGCCCGGCGGTCCGTCCGCACCAGCCTCGACTTCTTCCTGTCCGGCCGCGCCCTGCCCGCCTGGGTCACCGGCCTCGCCTTCGTCGCGGCCAACCTCGGCGCCACGGAGATCCTCGGCATGGCCGCCAACGGCGCCCAGTACGGCCTGGCCACCGTGCACTGGTACTGGATCGGCGCCATCCCGGCCATGGTCTTCCTCGGCATCGTGATGATGCCCTTCTACTACGGCTCCAAGGTGCGCAGCGTCCCGGAGTTCCTGCTGCGCCGGTTCGGGCCGTCCTCGCACCTGCTCAGCTCCCTCATCTTCAGCGTCTCCTCCGTGCTGATCGCCGGCGTCAACCTGTACGCGCTGGCGATCGTGATGAAGGCGCTGCTCGGGTGGTCGCTGTGGCTGTCGATCGTGGTGGCGGCCGCGTTCGTGCTGGCGTACATCCTGCTGGGCGGCCTGTCCTCGGCGGTCTACAACGAGGTGCTGCAGTTCTTCGTGATCCTGGCCGCGCTGATCCCGCTCACCGTGGTGGGGCTGCGCCGGGTCGGTGGCTGGGACGGGCTGAGCGGCAGCCTGCAGAGCGCCCACGGCCACGACTTCACCACGGCCTGGGGCGGGACGGGCATCGGCAGCGCCAACCCGCTGGGCGCCAACTGGCTGACCATCGTGCTGGGCCTGGGCTTCGTGATGAGCTTCGGCTACTGGACGACCAACTTCGCCGAGGTGCAGCGGGCGCTGTCCGCCAAGGACCTGTCGGCGGCCCGCCGGACACCGCTGATCGCGGCCTTCCCGAAGATCCTGATCCCCGCCGTGGTGGTGATCCCCGGTCTGATCGCCGCGGTGGTGGAGCCGAAGCTCGGCACCGGCGACCTCCAGTACAACGACGCGATCCCGCTGCTGATGGGCGAGTTGCTGCCGAACGGCGTGCTGGGCATCGCGGTGACCGGCCTGCTGGCCGCCTTCATGGCCGGCATGGCGGCCAACATCTCCTCGTTCAACACCGTGTTCACCACGGACATCTGGCAGCCCTACATCAAGCCGCACATGCCCGACGCGCACTACCTGCGGGTGGGCCGGGCGGTGACGGTGGCGGGCGTCGCGGTGGGCATCGGGACGGCGTTCATCGCCTCGTCGTTCAGCAACATCATGGCGTACCTGCAGACGCTGTTCTCGTTCTTCAACGTGCCGCTCTTCGCGGTGTTCATCCTCGGCATGTTCTGGAAGCGGATGTCCCCGGCGGCGGGCTTCTGGGGGCTGCTCGCCGGCACGGCGGCAGCGATGCTCAACTACTTCTGGCTCTACAAGGGCGGGGTGGTCGCGATCCCGAGCGACCAGGGCGCCAACTTCGTCTCCTCCATCGTCGCCTTCGTCGCCGGTGTGGTGGTCAGTGTGGCGGTGACCCTGGTGACCCGGCCGAAGCCGGCCGCGGAGCTGCGGGGGCTGGTGCACGGCAGCACCGGAGACGGTCCGCAGCCCGCCCCGACGACGGACGAGCGCATCTGGTACCGCCGGCCGGCGGTGCTCGGCTGGACGGCCGTCCTGGCGGCGGCCGGCTGCTACCTGCCGTTCTGGGCCTGA
- a CDS encoding beta-L-arabinofuranosidase domain-containing protein, with product MVTRDATALATARRWIEAILATQQSDGWFGPRALRTSLGGGPDFWPFLPLLQALRSWYEYTADSRILPFLTAFLRFMNAQGPGAFNQSWVSVRWGDGLDTVVWLYNRTRDAFLIDLMDTIHRNGANWTSSIPSWHNVNIAQGFREPAQYAQRSGLASDTSAAYRTYDTVLGQYGQFPGGGFAADESARPGFGDPRQGFETCGVVEFMASHELLNRLTGDPLWADRCEELAFNALPPALDPQGKAVHYITSPNSVDLDNVPKSQGQFQNGFAMQSYRPGVDQYRCCPHNYGMGWPWFTQELWLATPDAGLCAAMYAPCTVAAKVADGTTVTVTEETDYPFGDTVTLTVTTPRPVAFPLVLRIPGWCPDPQLTVNGQAVTAPAGPAYTTVRRTWNAGDRVVLRLPQRLAVRTWTANHRAVSVSRGPLDYALQIGESYVRTGGTDVFPEYDVHATTPWNYGLAVDPAAPTAALAFSARGGTLPANPFTQDGNPLRITAPARRIAEWQVDGQHVVSPLQDSPARSAAAVETVTLIPMAAARLRISAFPTASPDGTPGRWAAPRSGSATGTPARCWGWTRCPPRTRPGWCSSRTAGRTTTCGRWWTTATARTGSATGTPARCWGWTRCPPRTRPGWCSSRTTAPTTTCGRWWTTATARTGSATGTPARCWGWIRCPPPIPRRWCSSPTVAPTTTCGCSCRTGSCGSRTATRARCWGWIRCPPPIPRRWCSSPTAAPTTTSGRSSTTATAGSGSGTSTRARCWGWIRCPPPTPPGSCSSPTTGRTTTSGRSSTTVRAGSGSAMATPARCSAWTACRRRTRPGWCSSRTAAPPTTSGDCADR from the coding sequence GTGGTCACCCGCGACGCCACCGCGCTCGCCACCGCCCGCCGCTGGATCGAGGCGATCCTCGCCACCCAGCAGTCCGACGGCTGGTTCGGCCCGCGCGCCCTGCGCACCTCGCTCGGCGGCGGCCCGGACTTCTGGCCGTTCCTGCCGCTGCTCCAGGCCCTCCGCTCGTGGTACGAGTACACCGCCGACAGCCGGATCCTGCCGTTCCTCACCGCATTCCTGCGATTCATGAACGCCCAGGGGCCCGGTGCCTTCAACCAGAGCTGGGTGTCGGTCCGTTGGGGCGACGGCCTGGACACGGTGGTCTGGCTCTACAACCGCACCCGGGACGCCTTCCTGATCGACCTGATGGACACCATCCACCGCAACGGCGCCAACTGGACGAGCTCGATACCGAGCTGGCACAACGTCAACATCGCCCAGGGGTTCCGCGAGCCCGCCCAGTACGCCCAGCGCTCCGGCCTCGCCTCCGACACCTCGGCCGCCTACCGCACCTACGACACGGTGCTCGGCCAGTACGGCCAGTTCCCCGGCGGCGGATTCGCGGCGGACGAGAGCGCCCGGCCCGGTTTCGGCGATCCGCGGCAGGGCTTCGAGACCTGCGGCGTCGTGGAGTTCATGGCCAGCCACGAACTGCTCAACCGGCTCACCGGCGACCCGCTGTGGGCGGACCGCTGCGAGGAACTGGCGTTCAACGCGCTGCCGCCCGCGCTGGACCCGCAGGGCAAGGCCGTCCACTACATCACCAGCCCGAACAGCGTCGACCTGGACAACGTGCCCAAGAGCCAGGGCCAGTTCCAGAACGGCTTCGCCATGCAGTCCTACCGCCCCGGCGTCGACCAGTACCGCTGCTGCCCGCACAACTACGGCATGGGATGGCCCTGGTTCACCCAGGAGCTGTGGCTGGCCACGCCCGACGCGGGCCTGTGCGCCGCGATGTACGCGCCGTGCACGGTCGCGGCCAAGGTGGCCGACGGCACCACCGTCACGGTCACGGAGGAGACCGACTACCCGTTCGGCGACACGGTCACCCTGACCGTGACCACGCCGCGCCCGGTCGCCTTCCCGCTCGTGCTGCGCATCCCCGGCTGGTGCCCCGACCCTCAACTCACGGTCAACGGACAGGCGGTGACCGCCCCGGCGGGTCCCGCGTACACCACCGTCCGGCGCACCTGGAACGCCGGCGACCGGGTCGTGCTGCGCCTGCCGCAGCGCCTCGCCGTCCGCACCTGGACGGCGAACCACCGCGCGGTCAGCGTCTCGCGCGGCCCGCTGGACTACGCGCTGCAGATCGGCGAGAGCTACGTCCGCACCGGCGGCACCGACGTCTTCCCCGAGTACGACGTGCACGCCACCACGCCCTGGAACTACGGCCTGGCCGTCGACCCGGCCGCACCGACCGCCGCCCTCGCCTTCTCCGCCCGCGGCGGCACCCTGCCCGCCAACCCCTTCACCCAGGACGGCAATCCGCTCCGGATCACCGCCCCCGCCCGGCGGATCGCCGAGTGGCAGGTGGACGGCCAGCACGTCGTGAGCCCGCTCCAGGACAGCCCGGCCCGCAGCGCCGCCGCCGTCGAGACGGTCACCCTGATCCCGATGGCCGCGGCCCGGCTGCGGATCAGCGCATTCCCGACCGCCTCCCCGGACGGCACCCCTGGACGGTGGGCGGCGCCGCGTTCCGGATCCGCAACCGGCACTCCGGCAAGGTGCTGGGGGTGGACCAGATGTCCACCGCGGACTCGGCCCGGGTGGTGCAGCTCGCGGACAGCGGGACGGACGACCACCTGTGGTCGCTGGTGGACAACGGCGACGGCTCGTACCGGATCCGCAACCGGCACTCCGGCAAGGTGCTGGGGGTGGACCAGATGTCCACCGCGGACTCGGCCCGGGTGGTGCAGTTCGCGGACAACGGCACCGACGACCACCTGTGGTCGCTGGTGGACAACGGCGACGGCTCGTACCGGATCCGCAACCGGCACTCCGGCAAGGTGCTGGGGGTGGATCAGATGTCCACCGCCGATTCCGCGCAGGTGGTGCAGTTCGCCGACAGTGGCACCGACGACCACCTGTGGTTGCTCGTGCCGGACGGGCAGCTGCGGATCGAGAACCGCAACTCGGGCAAGGTGCTGGGGGTGGATCAGATGTCCACCGCCGATTCCGCGCAGGTGGTGCAGTTCGCCGACAGCGGCACCGACGACCACCTCTGGACGTTCGTCGACAACGGCGACGGCCGGTTCCGGATCCGGAACGTCCACTCGGGCAAGGTGCTGGGGGTGGATCAGATGTCCACCGCCGACTCCGCCCGGGTCGTGCAGTTCGCCGACAACGGGACGGACGACCACCTCTGGACGCTCGTCCACGACGGTGCGGGCTGGTTCCGGATCCGCAATGGCCACTCCGGCAAGGTGCTCGGCGTGGACGGCATGTCGACGGCGGACTCGGCCCGGGTGGTGCAGTTCGCGGACAGCGGCACCGCCGACCACCTCTGGCGACTGCGCTGACCGCTGA
- a CDS encoding alpha/beta hydrolase: protein MATYVLVPGADGRAWYWHRVVPELQARGHQVVAVDLPQDDSVGLAEYADAVVRAVGGRSDGLVLVAQSLAGFTAPLVCERLTVDGLVLVNAMVPVFGESAGQWWANTGQAAARSAKAVRDGRGPDPEFDLRVDFFHDVPPEVTEQALAQELGSPSATLFAQPWPLRGWPAVPTRFLQGRDDRFFPVEFQRRIVQERLGITLEETTGGHLSALGHPAELAEAICRPPVGGGRSPVAGH, encoded by the coding sequence GTGGCAACCTATGTGCTCGTTCCCGGCGCCGACGGCCGGGCCTGGTACTGGCACAGGGTGGTCCCCGAGCTGCAGGCGCGGGGACACCAGGTGGTGGCCGTCGACCTGCCGCAGGACGACTCCGTGGGGCTCGCCGAGTACGCCGACGCCGTCGTCCGGGCGGTGGGCGGGCGGAGCGACGGCCTGGTGCTCGTCGCGCAGTCCCTCGCCGGGTTCACTGCGCCGCTGGTCTGCGAGCGGTTGACGGTGGACGGACTGGTGCTGGTCAACGCCATGGTCCCGGTCTTCGGCGAGAGCGCCGGCCAGTGGTGGGCGAACACCGGCCAGGCCGCGGCGCGCTCGGCGAAGGCCGTACGCGACGGCCGCGGGCCGGACCCGGAGTTCGACCTGCGGGTCGACTTCTTCCACGACGTCCCGCCCGAGGTCACCGAGCAGGCGCTCGCCCAGGAGCTCGGCAGCCCCTCGGCGACGCTGTTCGCCCAGCCGTGGCCGCTGCGGGGGTGGCCCGCCGTCCCCACCCGGTTCCTGCAGGGCCGCGATGACCGGTTCTTCCCGGTCGAGTTCCAGCGCCGGATCGTCCAGGAGCGGCTGGGCATCACCCTGGAGGAGACAACCGGCGGGCACCTCAGCGCGCTCGGCCACCCCGCCGAGCTCGCCGAGGCCATCTGCCGCCCGCCCGTCGGCGGTGGGCGGTCGCCGGTCGCCGGTCACTGA
- a CDS encoding GNAT family N-acetyltransferase has product MGIHVQSFAVANLRRRPLVVETGGFAAGFDPATTSPYINYATPLPGAEPTCRDVEALIRAFRERGLKPRLEFAPDAAPAVEPALRAAGFTLEQAHEYLVCTPATLAVPESAAGAPVVETPATDEEYAAIDAALSEAFAGEFASSPEGAARLRRSQESGGGVRFVRAPDGGCAGGATCSAPAVGTSELAGVGTRPAFRGRGIAGAVTASLTGAMFAAGAESVWLEYSGEGSRRVYERIGFRPRGTRLYMSVED; this is encoded by the coding sequence GTGGGCATCCATGTCCAGAGCTTTGCCGTCGCCAACCTCCGTCGCCGCCCCCTGGTGGTCGAGACCGGCGGCTTCGCGGCGGGTTTCGACCCCGCCACCACCAGCCCCTACATCAACTACGCGACCCCGCTGCCCGGCGCCGAGCCGACCTGCCGGGACGTCGAGGCGCTGATCCGCGCCTTCCGCGAGCGCGGGCTCAAGCCGCGGCTGGAGTTCGCTCCCGACGCCGCGCCCGCGGTCGAACCGGCGCTGCGGGCAGCCGGGTTCACCCTGGAGCAGGCGCACGAGTACCTGGTCTGCACCCCGGCCACCCTGGCGGTGCCGGAGTCCGCCGCCGGCGCACCGGTGGTGGAGACGCCGGCCACCGACGAGGAGTACGCCGCGATCGACGCCGCCCTGTCGGAGGCCTTCGCGGGCGAGTTCGCCTCCTCGCCGGAGGGCGCGGCCCGGCTGCGGCGGTCGCAGGAGAGCGGCGGCGGTGTGCGCTTCGTCCGGGCGCCCGACGGCGGCTGCGCCGGTGGGGCGACCTGCTCGGCGCCGGCCGTCGGCACCTCGGAGCTGGCGGGCGTCGGCACCCGGCCGGCCTTCCGCGGCCGCGGCATCGCGGGGGCGGTCACGGCGTCCCTGACCGGGGCGATGTTCGCCGCGGGCGCGGAGTCGGTGTGGCTGGAGTACTCGGGCGAGGGCTCCCGCCGGGTGTACGAGCGGATCGGCTTCCGGCCCCGGGGCACCCGTCTCTACATGTCCGTCGAGGACTGA